In Pseudorasbora parva isolate DD20220531a chromosome 9, ASM2467924v1, whole genome shotgun sequence, the following proteins share a genomic window:
- the LOC137088864 gene encoding gastrula zinc finger protein XlCGF57.1-like yields the protein MEFEEETSRIKDEDAEEQIDLMELNEDKQHHFTSKNGKLTYKNEDKQHLFQRPPHFKNEDGNAVISKTEENFTQKQAGNSGVEEFFTCTECGMYYVHKSDLKKHMRIHTGENLVTCFECGKSYTDKSELNKHMRIHTGENLDTCSVCGKSFIHKGHLKVHMRIHTGERPFICTQCGKSFSRRDEFIVHVRIHTGEKPFTCIQCGKSYTSKSVLTAHLRRHSGVRSFSCDQCDKTFFVASSLRAHLNIHTGVKPHFCSFCGKYFTRLHNLKQHERIHTGVRPHVCSDCGKTYTSSGSLKSHQRTHTGEKPYKCSHCGKSFSQSESLKIHERVHTGEQPHKCSSCGKSFTRSESLKIHERVVHHGEKPHQCSSCGSKFTRLYSLQTHKKKRCPKVCLSKCPCSDPLLANNILTSK from the exons ATGGAGTTTGAGGAAGAAACCAGCAGAATAAAAGATGAAGATGCAGAAGAACAAATAG aCCTGATGGAACTGAATGAAGATAAACAGCATCATTTCACAAGCAAAAATGGAAAACTGACATATAAAAATGAAGACAAACAGCATCTATTTCAAAGACCTCCTCATTTCAAAAATGAAGATGGAAATGCAGTCATTTCAAAGACTGAAGAAAATTTCACACAGAAACAAGCTGGAAACTCTGGAGTCGAAGAATTTTTCACCTGCACCGAGTGTGGAATGTATTACGTGCATAAATCAGACCTTAAGaaacacatgagaattcacactggagaaaatcTGGTCACCTGCTttgagtgtggaaagagttatACAGATAAATCAGAGCTTAACaaacacatgagaattcacactggagaaaatcTGGACACCTGCTCtgtgtgtggaaagagtttcataCACAAAGGACACCTAAAAGtgcacatgagaattcacactggagagagacCCTTCATATGCACTcaatgtggaaagagtttcagtcgCAGAGATGAATTCATTGTGCACGTGCGAATTCACACAGGAGAAAAACCGTTCACATGCattcagtgtggaaagagttacaCATCCAAAAGCGTTCTCACTGCTCATCTGCGTCGTCACTCTGGAGTGAGATCATTCAGCTGTGATCAGTgtgataaaacattttttgtggcATCAAGCTTAAGAGCACACCTTAATATTCATACTGGTGTAAAGCCTCACTTTTGTTCTTTTTGTGGAAAGTATTTTACACGATTGCACAATTTAAAACAGCATGAGCGTATTCACACTGGTGTGAGGCCTCATGTTTGCTCTGACTGTGGGAAGACCTACACTTCATCTGGTTCCTTAAAATCACACCAGAGAACTcatactggagagaaaccgtacAAGTGCTCAcactgtggaaagagtttctcCCAGTCAGAATCCTTGAAAATTCATGAGAGAGTTCATACTGGAGAGCAGCCGCACAAGTGCTCTTcatgtgggaagagtttcactCGGTCAGAATCCTTGAAAATACATGAGAGAGTTGTTCATCATGGAGAGAAGCCACACCAGTGCTCTTCATGTGGGAGCAAGTTCACACGATTATATAGTCTACAGACTCATAAGAAAAAACGTTGCCCGAAGGTTTGTCTGAGCAAATGCCCATGTTCAGATCCATTACTCGCAAATAATATCCTTACAAGTAAATAA